A part of Drosophila bipectinata strain 14024-0381.07 chromosome 3L, DbipHiC1v2, whole genome shotgun sequence genomic DNA contains:
- the Irbp18 gene encoding CCAAT/enhancer-binding protein homolog 2, whose product MPARRRTANTPSTSKDAGESPMSPQADDPAYQLKRKKNNEAVQRTREKTKKTAEERKKRIDGLRRENDQLKVQIEQGEKHIATLRDLIIHGEKTEDGHRIIEEILAGPEPNDDND is encoded by the exons ATGCCGGCAAGGAGGAGAACTGCAAACACGCCGTCGACAAGCAAGGATGCGGGCGAGTCACCGATGAGTCCCCAAGCAGACGATCCAGCGTATCAGTTGAaacgaaagaaaaacaatgag GCAGTGCAGCGCACTCGCGAGAAAACCAAGAAAACGGCGGAAGAGCGAAAGAAACGCATCGACGGCCTGCGAAGGGAAAACGACCAGCTAAAAGTTCAAATAGAGCAGGGCGAGAAACACATAGCTACATTGCGTGACCTGATCATACACGGTGAGAAAACGGAGGACGGACATCGAATCATCGAAGAGATCCTGGCCGGGCCCGAGCCCAACGATGACAATGACTAA
- the LOC108128430 gene encoding uncharacterized protein, protein MDEVFSLHMEKLDVYDVLLLAGILSVIILICI, encoded by the exons ATGGATGAGGTCTTCAGTCTGCACATGGAGAAACTTGATGTTTATGACG TTCTCCTCCTTGCCGGCATCCTGTCAGTGATAATCCTGATCtgtatttag
- the LOC108128268 gene encoding uncharacterized protein: MEQKPRHCCSKRSTSSFSMPSSQISGASNTSTGQVTDAVAVAVGSPIYKAKGKLHKSWSPVFSLFARKKKKIKKIEPVDGSSLKMEEQDVRKLIRLYQKHDNLYNPRNPFYGNKEYDEDCYNGMVRSFPGHTSAGLKSRLEELRSLFEREYTIIEIAHWKYGEIMTPSIRYYNEFLFLIPYLSINFDKTWSDSSSQDSNFKEKSSSKDIQNQVVKPNACIAGYPLTSFPKYFSFMGKKCRKNKRIEIEDESSKTENTSENNGQPSVTFAPSPELCVCPPDDQSNKDSSPKIQYIDCQNYQNSKVSVQSSCYSNERDLTTTDLSCPFRPDKSPCVPECRLNESPTPPQANNSIPPETALPEANNPNPTQTAFPVPNNPNPPQANSSIPPVPPTPNGQQVQMLCDMIRMELTTAPDFIYFDAKWQIIEILREVHKRQLVLQKAKPLNNQVKKVACVNANCPLKNKLEKRPPPKVEMGGINCPYCCRNAN, translated from the coding sequence ATGGAACAAAAGCCCAGACACTGTTGCTCCAAGCGTTCCACTTCGAGCTTTTCAATGCCATCAAGTCAGATCTCGGGGGccagcaacaccagcaccGGGCAAGTAACAGACGCCGTAGCAGTTGCCGTAGGTAGTCCCATCTATAAAGCCAAAGGAAAACTCCATAAATCATGGAGTCCTGTTTTCTCTTTGTTCgcaagaaaaaagaaaaagattaAGAAAATTGAACCGGTGGATGGGAGTTCATTAAAAATGGAGGAACAGGATGTGAGGAAGCTGATTCGCCTTTACCAAAAGCACGATAATCTATACAACCCAAGGAACCCGTTCTATGGTAACAAGGAGTACGATGAGGATTGCTACAATGGCATGGTTCGATCATTTCCCGGCCACACCAGCGCAGGACTCAAGAGCCGGCTTGAGGAGCTGCGCAGCCTGTTCGAGAGAGAGTATACCATCATCGAGATTGCCCATTGGAAATACGGTGAAATAATGACTCCGTCGATTCGATATTACAACGAATTTCTATTCCTGATTCCCTATCTGAGCATAAATTTCGATAAGACATGGTCTGATAGCTCGAGCCAAGACAGCAACTTTAAAGAAAAGTCTTCATCCAAGGATATTCAGAACCAAGTGGTCAAGCCAAACGCTTGCATTGCCGGATACCCATTGACTTCTTTTCCCAAATATTTCTCGTTCATGGGTAAAAAgtgtagaaaaaataaaaggattGAAATAGAAGACGAATCTTCAAAAACGGAAAATACCTCTGAAAACAATGGGCAACCATCCGTAACCTTTGCACCCTCCCCAGAACTATGCGTTTGTCCTCCGGATGATCAGTCTAACAAGGATTCATCTCCTAAGATTCAGTACATTGATTGCCAAAATTATCAAAACTCCAAAGTGTCTGTGCAGTCCTCGTGCTACTCCAACGAGCGGGATTTAACGACTACGGATCTCTCTTGCCCTTTCCGGCCGGATAAGTCACCATGTGTGCCGGAATGTCGTTTGAATGAATCCCCCACTCCCCCGCAGGCAAATAATTCGATTCCACCGGAGACTGCACTCCCTGAGGCAAATAACCCGAATCCAACGCAGACTGCATTCCCTGTGCCAAATAACCCGAATCCACCGCAGGCTAATAGTTCTATTCCCCCTGTTCCTCCGACCCCAAATGGTCAGCAGGTGCAGATGCTCTGCGACATGATCCGTATGGAACTAACTACGGCGCCGGATTTCATTTACTTTGATGCCAAGTGGCAGATTATTGAAATTCTGCGGGAGGTCCACAAGCGGCAGTTGGTCCTCCAAAAGGCTAAGCCCCTGAATAATCAGGTCAAAAAAGTGGCTTGCGTTAATGCCAACTGTCCACTGAAGAACAAGC